The Candidatus Sulfotelmatobacter sp. genome has a window encoding:
- a CDS encoding DUF6084 family protein, producing the protein MPDLGFTIEVAEVVKFSATPQIAFKLRVSNSDPAETIHSIALRCQIQIEVTRRRYTEEDQQKLRDLFGEPDRWSQTLRNLLWTHVNLNVPPFQGSTLVDMPVPCTFDFNVGATKYFHGLGDGEVPLCVMFSGTIFYSHPGYSHSGESMQVSLISWEKETRFSMPVKVWRDMMDSYYPNTAWLCLRRDLFERVYEYKVKHGIPTWEQALESLLEAQPEVAIAEGAVHR; encoded by the coding sequence ATGCCTGATCTCGGGTTCACGATCGAAGTCGCTGAAGTAGTGAAGTTCTCTGCGACGCCCCAGATTGCGTTCAAGCTGCGCGTCAGCAACAGCGATCCCGCCGAAACCATCCACTCGATCGCACTGCGCTGCCAGATTCAAATCGAAGTCACGCGCCGCCGCTACACCGAAGAAGATCAGCAAAAGCTGCGCGATCTTTTCGGCGAGCCCGATCGTTGGAGCCAGACTCTCCGCAACCTGCTGTGGACCCACGTCAACCTAAACGTGCCCCCATTTCAGGGTTCCACGCTGGTCGATATGCCCGTGCCGTGTACATTCGATTTCAATGTCGGCGCCACCAAATACTTCCACGGACTGGGAGACGGCGAGGTTCCGCTCTGTGTGATGTTCAGCGGCACCATCTTTTATTCGCACCCCGGCTATTCGCACTCCGGCGAATCCATGCAGGTGTCGCTCATCTCCTGGGAGAAAGAAACGCGTTTCAGCATGCCGGTAAAAGTCTGGCGCGACATGATGGATTCCTATTATCCCAACACCGCATGGCTCTGCCTGCGCCGCGACCTCTTCGAGCGCGTGTACGAATACAAAGTAAAGCACGGCATTCCCACCTGGGAGCAGGCGCTCGAAAGCCTGCTGGAGGCGCAGCCGGAAGTGGCGATTGCCGAAGGGGCGGTGCACCGATGA
- a CDS encoding hydrogenase maturation protease: MNEWEWQLLEDKTTVRSATIGGVDVHVGDRVLLRPRQGGDVLDIALAGQVALIESIEQDYEGKCHVCVVLDGDPGRDLGLLRQPGHRFFFDVSEIEPLSPQQAHPTLAKPAAKILVAGIGNIFLGDDGFGVEVAKRLASHQFPTGVKVVDFGIRGFDLAYALQDGYQTAIFVDAYPHGQAPGTVSLVEPDLSNLDESQEGVLETHGMNPVNVLRMASAMNGGLTNSNLKKVLLVGCEPMTFGGEEGQMGLSAPVAAAIDEAVKMIASVVDLILKPLQ, translated from the coding sequence ATGAACGAGTGGGAATGGCAGTTGCTGGAAGACAAAACCACAGTCCGGTCAGCGACCATCGGCGGCGTTGACGTTCATGTGGGAGATCGCGTGCTCCTGCGTCCCCGGCAGGGCGGCGATGTGCTCGACATTGCCTTGGCGGGGCAGGTCGCGCTCATCGAAAGCATCGAGCAGGACTATGAGGGCAAATGTCACGTGTGCGTTGTGCTCGACGGCGATCCCGGTCGCGATTTAGGATTGCTCCGGCAGCCGGGGCATAGATTTTTCTTTGACGTCTCAGAAATCGAGCCTTTGTCGCCGCAGCAAGCGCATCCCACTCTTGCCAAGCCCGCAGCGAAAATTCTAGTAGCGGGCATTGGAAATATTTTTCTGGGCGACGATGGCTTTGGCGTGGAGGTGGCGAAGCGCCTCGCGTCTCACCAATTTCCTACAGGGGTGAAAGTCGTCGACTTCGGCATCCGCGGCTTTGATCTCGCGTATGCCCTTCAGGATGGCTACCAAACCGCCATCTTCGTCGATGCCTACCCTCATGGCCAGGCGCCCGGAACCGTATCCCTGGTCGAACCGGATCTGAGCAATCTCGACGAATCGCAGGAAGGCGTCCTCGAAACCCACGGAATGAATCCGGTGAACGTGCTGCGAATGGCGTCGGCCATGAACGGCGGGCTGACCAATAGCAATCTGAAGAAAGTTTTGCTCGTCGGCTGCGAGCCCATGACTTTCGGCGGTGAAGAAGGCCAGATGGGCTTGAGCGCTCCAGTCGCAGCGGCGATAGACGAAGCAGTTAAAATGATCGCGTCCGTGGTCGACCTGATTCTGAAGCCACTACAATAA
- a CDS encoding YceI family protein — protein MAPQTEKLVTYAIDPKASQFTVQAFASGLISSVAHSPKIAIREYMASVNFVPGTLAEAKLKVVVKSASLQVLDELREADKRELHRVMYDEVLETTKFPEIVFQSSNISSDQIKENLNRVNVEGRLSLHGETNSQSFFAQLAFGVDSFRAYGEFSLLQSDFSIRIASIAGGTLKLQDELKFSFYVVGRKQS, from the coding sequence ATGGCGCCGCAAACGGAAAAGCTGGTCACCTATGCAATCGATCCTAAGGCGAGTCAATTTACGGTGCAGGCCTTCGCCAGCGGACTCATTTCATCAGTAGCCCATAGCCCGAAGATCGCAATTCGAGAATATATGGCAAGCGTGAATTTCGTTCCAGGCACGCTGGCCGAAGCGAAACTGAAAGTTGTGGTCAAGAGTGCGAGCCTCCAGGTTCTGGACGAACTACGAGAAGCAGACAAGCGGGAACTGCATCGAGTGATGTATGACGAGGTGCTGGAAACCACGAAATTTCCCGAAATTGTGTTTCAGAGTTCGAACATCAGCAGCGACCAGATCAAAGAGAACTTGAACCGGGTCAATGTCGAGGGTCGGCTGTCGTTGCACGGAGAGACCAACAGCCAATCGTTTTTTGCCCAGCTAGCATTTGGCGTGGATTCATTTCGGGCCTATGGGGAATTTTCGTTGTTGCAAAGCGATTTCTCAATCCGGATCGCCTCGATCGCAGGAGGGACGCTGAAGCTGCAAGACGAGCTCAAGTTTTCTTTCTACGTGGTCGGGCGTAAGCAGAGCTAA
- a CDS encoding YceI family protein, which produces MPATEPLLKHATTHYFIDAKASTFVAQVFATGLLASFGHNPRIAIQAFQGELSFSLTGSIIENARLRIGIPADALEVADDISEKDRSEIHRKMTQEALETDRFPEIVYQCSRLSASGGGDRYWVALNGELTLHGVTRALPVSARAVINGNSVRASGTFSIRQSEYEIPAVTAAAGAIRLKDEVKCTFDVIARKQE; this is translated from the coding sequence GTGCCTGCCACCGAACCCCTGTTGAAACACGCAACCACTCACTACTTCATCGACGCCAAAGCCAGCACTTTTGTGGCGCAAGTATTTGCCACCGGACTGCTGGCTTCGTTCGGGCACAATCCCAGGATTGCGATTCAAGCCTTTCAGGGCGAACTGAGCTTCAGCCTGACCGGCTCGATCATCGAAAATGCCCGTCTGCGAATCGGCATTCCAGCCGACGCTCTGGAAGTAGCCGACGATATCAGCGAGAAGGATCGCAGCGAGATCCACCGCAAGATGACGCAAGAGGCGCTGGAGACCGATCGCTTCCCGGAAATCGTCTACCAATGCTCGCGGCTTTCGGCCAGCGGCGGCGGCGATCGCTACTGGGTCGCGTTGAACGGGGAACTGACTCTGCACGGAGTCACGCGCGCATTGCCGGTCTCGGCGCGCGCGGTGATTAATGGCAACTCGGTGCGGGCTAGCGGTACGTTCTCCATCCGCCAAAGCGAATATGAAATCCCCGCCGTAACCGCCGCCGCCGGAGCCATCAGGCTGAAAGATGAAGTGAAGTGTACGTTTGACGTTATCGCTCGCAAGCAGGAATAA
- the hypF gene encoding carbamoyltransferase HypF — translation MANACSIRVRGVVQGVGFRPFVYRLARENSLAGWVLNGEAGVEIHLEGSEAALSEFIRALKTQAPAAASISEIEVTPAAPQGLQDFTIHSSEHREHPTVRISPDLSVCDACLQELFDPADRRHAYPYINCTNCGPRYSVVLSLPYDRCNTTMKRWPLDSYCDSEYHNPGNRRFHAQPVACPACGPNYFLHEHGEKTAAGEPAIERAAMLLGLGKVLAVKGLGGYHLACDARNAAAVAALRERKFRKEKPFAVMVRNLDLARTLAELSAEAEKLLSSVARPIVLAPGKTNLPEIAPGNRELGLMLPYTPLHHLLFAAGAPDALVMTSANRSSEPIAYEDEQALDYLAGIADAFLVGERPIARRVEDSVVRDGAFGPLILRRSRGYAPGAFALLPVEALPVGRPILAVGPDLKNTITLVVEGQAFVSQHIGDLSHYEALRAFRETIEDLVSMYEVSWDDLLVVHDCHPQYASTTHALELPAARKRAVQHHRAHVASVLAERGAWEKRVVGVSFDGTGYGDDGGIWGGEIFIGSVTHGFERVAHLRPAMLAGGDAAAQNPVQAAAGFLAEIDNLPDLSAFPFNFPGRYRASLELVRKNVRCFATTSVGRLFDTLAAILGFTRPISFEGQAAIWLEQLARNARPADSYPFPLVEKELDYRPLLRAAIDDRMRSRNPAEIARAFQLGISHGLRDAVLSMSAANEIDTIVLSGGVFQNELLLEDFENAVSGQSVQVWTNHAVPPNDGGISLGQAALAAFGRFNQRQ, via the coding sequence ATGGCAAACGCCTGTTCCATTCGAGTCCGCGGCGTTGTGCAAGGCGTCGGCTTCCGCCCGTTCGTCTATCGTCTGGCTCGTGAGAACTCTCTGGCCGGTTGGGTCTTGAACGGCGAGGCCGGCGTCGAGATCCACCTCGAGGGCTCTGAGGCCGCTCTGTCGGAATTCATTCGCGCTTTGAAAACGCAGGCGCCTGCCGCAGCCAGCATCTCTGAAATCGAAGTCACTCCCGCTGCGCCGCAAGGTCTGCAAGACTTCACGATCCACAGCAGCGAACATCGGGAACATCCCACGGTCCGCATTTCGCCCGACCTTTCGGTCTGCGACGCCTGCCTGCAAGAACTTTTCGATCCGGCAGATCGACGCCACGCTTACCCGTACATCAACTGCACGAACTGCGGTCCGCGATACTCCGTCGTGCTCAGTCTGCCTTACGACCGCTGCAACACAACAATGAAGCGCTGGCCGCTGGACTCGTATTGCGATTCCGAATATCACAATCCCGGGAACCGCCGCTTTCATGCGCAACCCGTAGCCTGCCCCGCATGCGGACCCAACTATTTCCTGCACGAACACGGAGAAAAAACCGCTGCCGGGGAGCCCGCAATCGAACGTGCCGCCATGCTTCTGGGCCTGGGCAAGGTTCTCGCAGTGAAGGGATTGGGTGGATATCACTTAGCCTGCGACGCGCGGAATGCCGCGGCCGTCGCGGCATTGCGCGAGCGGAAGTTTCGCAAGGAAAAACCGTTCGCGGTTATGGTGCGGAATCTCGATCTGGCCCGCACCCTCGCCGAGCTTTCCGCCGAGGCTGAAAAACTACTCTCCTCGGTGGCGCGCCCCATCGTCCTCGCGCCCGGCAAGACCAACCTCCCGGAGATTGCGCCTGGCAACAGAGAACTCGGCCTGATGCTCCCTTACACCCCGCTTCATCATCTGCTGTTCGCCGCTGGCGCGCCCGACGCTCTCGTGATGACGAGCGCGAATCGATCGAGCGAACCCATCGCTTACGAAGATGAGCAAGCTTTGGACTATCTGGCCGGAATCGCCGACGCTTTCCTGGTCGGCGAGCGTCCGATTGCGCGCCGCGTGGAAGATTCGGTCGTGCGCGATGGCGCCTTCGGCCCTCTCATTCTACGAAGATCTCGAGGCTATGCTCCCGGGGCGTTCGCGCTTCTGCCAGTCGAAGCTTTGCCAGTCGGAAGGCCCATCCTGGCCGTAGGTCCAGATCTAAAAAATACAATTACGCTGGTGGTTGAAGGGCAGGCCTTTGTAAGTCAACATATCGGCGATCTCTCTCACTACGAAGCCCTCCGCGCATTTCGCGAAACCATTGAAGACCTGGTCTCGATGTATGAAGTCTCATGGGACGATCTGCTGGTGGTGCACGATTGCCATCCACAATATGCGTCAACGACGCATGCCTTGGAACTGCCTGCCGCTCGCAAGAGAGCCGTGCAGCATCATCGTGCGCACGTTGCATCCGTGCTGGCCGAACGAGGCGCGTGGGAAAAGCGCGTCGTCGGCGTAAGCTTCGACGGCACCGGCTACGGCGATGACGGCGGCATTTGGGGCGGTGAAATATTTATCGGCAGCGTGACTCACGGTTTCGAGCGCGTCGCCCACTTGCGGCCGGCGATGCTCGCCGGCGGCGACGCTGCCGCGCAGAATCCCGTGCAGGCGGCGGCTGGATTCCTCGCCGAAATTGACAATCTGCCCGATCTCTCTGCATTTCCCTTCAACTTTCCCGGCCGCTACCGCGCTTCGCTGGAGTTGGTGCGAAAAAATGTTCGCTGCTTCGCCACCACCTCCGTAGGACGTCTCTTTGACACGCTGGCTGCGATTCTCGGATTCACGCGGCCCATCAGTTTCGAAGGACAGGCCGCGATCTGGCTGGAACAACTCGCGCGCAATGCGCGCCCAGCGGATTCCTATCCATTTCCCCTGGTGGAAAAAGAACTCGACTACCGGCCTCTCCTGCGTGCCGCCATCGACGACCGGATGCGCAGCCGGAATCCAGCCGAGATCGCTCGCGCCTTCCAGTTGGGCATCAGCCACGGCCTGCGCGATGCCGTGTTGTCTATGAGTGCGGCCAATGAGATCGATACGATCGTTCTCTCCGGCGGCGTCTTTCAGAATGAACTCCTGCTGGAAGATTTCGAGAACGCTGTCAGCGGCCAGTCGGTGCAGGTCTGGACCAATCATGCCGTGCCACCCAACGATGGAGGAATAAGTCTGGGACAGGCTGCCCTGGCGGCCTTCGGGCGTTTCAATCAGCGTCAATAG
- a CDS encoding carboxymuconolactone decarboxylase family protein, with protein MARIALVTPESASPEVQEIYEKTLRGKPGNAQKALAHRPEMLKNFLGFYASVGRSLDRKLYELIYLRVSFINRCHYCLQHHVASSKRVGLTAEDWSALKAGDYSRYSEKEHAALIYVDKLTRTPQMTDADFAPLLKHFSEPEIVDIHLLTGLANLTNRFTDPLGLEVEFPEEKI; from the coding sequence ATGGCTCGCATCGCTTTAGTCACACCAGAAAGTGCCTCACCAGAAGTTCAGGAAATTTACGAAAAGACGCTTCGCGGCAAACCCGGCAACGCCCAGAAAGCGCTCGCCCATCGCCCCGAGATGCTTAAGAACTTTCTCGGTTTTTACGCCAGCGTAGGTCGCTCCCTCGACCGCAAACTCTATGAACTCATCTACCTTCGCGTTTCGTTCATCAATCGGTGTCACTATTGCCTTCAACATCACGTCGCTTCCTCGAAGCGCGTGGGATTAACCGCCGAAGACTGGTCGGCCCTGAAAGCGGGAGACTATTCTCGCTACAGCGAAAAAGAACACGCCGCGCTGATTTACGTCGACAAACTAACCCGCACGCCCCAGATGACCGACGCCGACTTCGCTCCGCTGCTTAAGCATTTCTCCGAACCGGAAATCGTCGACATCCACCTCCTCACCGGTCTCGCCAACCTCACCAACCGCTTCACCGACCCGCTCGGCCTGGAAGTAGAATTCCCCGAAGAAAAAATCTAA